Below is a window of Escherichia coli DSM 30083 = JCM 1649 = ATCC 11775 DNA.
TGACGTCGCTCTTACCCGACATCAGAAAAATGCTGCTGGTCACTGACCGTAATATTGCGCAGCTCGACGGTGTGCAGCAGATTCGCGCCTTACTGGAAAAGCACTGCCCGCAGGTTAACGTTATCGATAATGTGCCCGCAGAGCCCACGCATCATGATGTGCGCCAGCTAATGGATGCCCTTGGCGATGCCTCTTTTGATGTGGTGGTCGGGATCGGCGGTGGCAGCGTGTTGGATGTGGCGAAGCTGCTGTCGGTGCTTTGCCATCCACAATCACCGGGGCTGGATGCGCTGCTTGCGGGTGAAAAACCGACTCAGCGGGTGCAATCATGGTTGATTCCTACAACCGCCGGAACCGGCTCAGAAGCCACGCCGAATGCGATTCTGGCAATCCCTGAACAAAGCACGAAGGTGGGTATTATTTCCCAGGTGCTGTTACCAGACTATGTGGCGCTTTTCCCGGAACTGACCACCAGCATGCCCGCGCATATTGCGGCGTCCACGGGCATTGATGCTCTTTGCCACTTACTGGAGTGTTTTACCGCGACCGTGGCAAATCCGGTCAGCGATAACGCGGCGCTGACTGGGTTAAGTAAACTTTTCCGGCACATTCAACCCGCCGTGAACGATCCTCAGGATCTGCGCGCAAAACTGGAAATGCTGTGGGCGTCTTACTATGGCGGCGTAGCGATAACCCATGCGGGCACGCATCTCGTTCATGCGCTCTCCTACCCGTTAGGTGGCAAATATCATCTGCCGCATGGCGTCGCGAATGCCATCTTGCTGGCGCCGTGCATGGCGTTTGTTCGCCCCTGGGCGGTCGAGAAATTTGCCCGGGTCTGGGATTGCATTCCCGATGCGGAAACCGCCCTGAGCGCGGAAGAAAAATCTCATGCCCTGGTGACCTGGTTACAGGCATTAGTCAATCAACTCAAGCTACCCAACAATCTCGCGGATCTCGGCGTACCGCCAGAGGATATTGCCTCTCTGAGCGAGGCGGCACTGAACGTGAAGCGCCTTATGAACAATGTGCCGTGCCAGCTTGATCTACAGGACGTACAGGCCATTTACCAAACACTGTTTCCGCAACATCAATTTAAGGAATAAATCATGCCGAAAACCATTGAAGGTGTATTAACCGCTATCGTCACCCCGTTTACCGCGACCGGCAGTCTGAATATCCCGGCGTTAAAAGTGCAGGTGAATCGTCAACTGGAAGCGGGTAACGCGATTTTTTGCGGCGGCACCAACGGCGAGTTTTTTGTGTTGAATGAACAGGAGAAGCTCAGCGTTACGCAAACCTGCGTGGATGAAGTGGCTGGTCGTGCGCCGGTCGTGGCACACATTGGCGAGATCTCTACGCGCGAAACGATTCGTCTGGGTCAGCAGATTGAAAAACTTGGCGTAGATGCCGTGTCGGTCATTGCCCCTTACTTCGTACCGCTGAAACAGGAAGAGTTGATTGCGCATTACAGCGCAATTGCCGACGCACTGAGCATTCCGATGTTTCTCTATAACATCCCGGCCCGCACTGGCAATACGATCCAGCCAGAAACCGCGCGTGCTCTGGCGTCGCACCCCAATATCATTGGGATTAAAGACAGCGCCGGAAGCGACGAAAGCCTGAAGGGTTTTCTCGATGCGGTGCGCGACATTGACGGCTTTAATGTGCTCAACGGCCCGGATTCGCTGATCCATAAAGGGTTTGTCGAGGGATGTTCAGCCTGTATCTCTGGGCTCGCCAACATCGCGCCGCGAGAAATCAATGCCATCTGGTCTCGCTTCCATGCCGGTGATATTGAAGGGTCTTATGAAGCACAGGAGAGTGTAACGGGCCTGCGTACCGATCTTTATAAAGTAGCATTCTCCCCGGCTGCGGTGAAAAAAGCGTTGCAGCTTATGGGGCATGATGTTGGTGATAGCCGCTACGCGGTTAATTTCACGCCTGAACAGATCAGCGAGATTCAACAAATTATTCGTCATTATAACATTAATTAAATTAACTCTATTATCCAGCCCGCTATAAAGTTTAGATAAAGAGAATAAAGGATTACCCCATGTTTTTGTGGTTTATGCAGCCAGATATCTGGCTCACTTTAATTACCCTCACCTTTCTGGAAATTATTCTTGGGGTGGATAATATTATTTTTCTTTCACTGGTGGTGGCAAAACTTCCGTTATCACAACAAAATATGGCGCGTAAACTGGGTTTAAGCTGCGCGATGATTATGCGGATATTATTGCTGATATCCATTGCGTGGCTTTCACATATTACCCAGCCGCTTTTTACCGTGCTGACGCTGGAGATTTCGTTCCGCACGTTGATTCTGCTCGGGGCGGGCTGTTCCTG
It encodes the following:
- a CDS encoding iron-containing alcohol dehydrogenase, which codes for MVIINSTILSGAGAIPSLTSLLPDIRKMLLVTDRNIAQLDGVQQIRALLEKHCPQVNVIDNVPAEPTHHDVRQLMDALGDASFDVVVGIGGGSVLDVAKLLSVLCHPQSPGLDALLAGEKPTQRVQSWLIPTTAGTGSEATPNAILAIPEQSTKVGIISQVLLPDYVALFPELTTSMPAHIAASTGIDALCHLLECFTATVANPVSDNAALTGLSKLFRHIQPAVNDPQDLRAKLEMLWASYYGGVAITHAGTHLVHALSYPLGGKYHLPHGVANAILLAPCMAFVRPWAVEKFARVWDCIPDAETALSAEEKSHALVTWLQALVNQLKLPNNLADLGVPPEDIASLSEAALNVKRLMNNVPCQLDLQDVQAIYQTLFPQHQFKE
- a CDS encoding dihydrodipicolinate synthase family protein, producing the protein MPKTIEGVLTAIVTPFTATGSLNIPALKVQVNRQLEAGNAIFCGGTNGEFFVLNEQEKLSVTQTCVDEVAGRAPVVAHIGEISTRETIRLGQQIEKLGVDAVSVIAPYFVPLKQEELIAHYSAIADALSIPMFLYNIPARTGNTIQPETARALASHPNIIGIKDSAGSDESLKGFLDAVRDIDGFNVLNGPDSLIHKGFVEGCSACISGLANIAPREINAIWSRFHAGDIEGSYEAQESVTGLRTDLYKVAFSPAAVKKALQLMGHDVGDSRYAVNFTPEQISEIQQIIRHYNIN